GTTTCTTAGATAAAGATTTTGTTTCACAAAGAGAGACTTTGAAGAATTCAAAAGGCACAGTTGTTACATGAATAGTATCAATTACTAATCAAAATCAGTTCAACCTCACACAAGTGAACCCCTTTCAAGCAATTATCCTAGTGCTTTGGTGGTGTTTCGTATACCTGTGCGCTCTTACCGCCTTCTCCTTCTATCAGGAACAAGGCAAATCAGAGGTGAAAGACTTCGCTCcttacaaaaaacaaacaaaaataatgatattggTCTACTAGTTTTACATTAGTCTAGTATTGCTTAAACCTTTTATTGTTTCATACTTTCTATGCTAACATTAGCTCTACATCGCTATACGAAGAAGTCTTCCACTATAGCCATAATGGACACTAATGACAACAAACCTTCTTCCGACTCAGTAAACGGCGGTCTCGGTGTGTAAGGCGAGGGTGTTACCCAGTAAAACTcatcagaagaagaagaggcaTTGTCGTCGTCTGACGTTGCTCCGTCCAAAATGAGGAACACAGCTTGGTCGTGACCAAACGCGTCCTTGATTTCCCAGCCGTGCATGAGGCAGTCTGACACCTCTCGGATTCCGGTGCCGCTTCTACTGCCCACTTGAATGTCCCTATCAAGAAAATACCTTTGGTTATTATGGTCGAACCAACTGGGTAGTAAATTTTCATATCTTTTATGATATACTACATAAGGATGTTGTCATAGAACTCCTTAAATTTGTCTAGTACCTAAATACGTATGGTACCTCTGTATTGCATTTGGTTGTTTATATTGTGGTAGGTGGGAAACTGAGGTTTTGGTGCTACTGGTGTTTCGGTTcacggttgaaacaattctttaAGTAATACATTGAGAACATCGATTGTTGATTTCATAAATTTCTAGATACGTcatcgcgaaaaccgtgaaaataaaaccaccgcgaaagttatAACATTTACACTTATATTCTCTATCAAAACTTTCCCTAACAGCGATGGAAACAGTAAAACTGGTTGATTATTACTTACACTACTTGTGCAGCCTGAAGCTCCGGGAGGTCAAAGTTCCTCTTCAGCCTCTTCAGTAGATCCTCATTAGTGTCTGCGGGAATCATGCATTGAAAGAAATGTCAATGTACGTTGTCATCTATTGCCGTTAGTAAAGTTTGCGGCTAAATGTTTCTTCTATTCGGTTTGATTCAGGCTAGACAACGGTGGGTCGAATATAATAATCTTTAGTGCAATCTCatgctaattgcaaaaatacatgtatgaaaatacaatacattatgtataaaaaCAACATATTATTCGCAAATTTAACTTGAGTAAATATGTCAATACAAACTTCATATGCACAGCTTGTGAACAGGCCCGAAACAAGTACAGAATAAACAATGTCAGAGACTTTCTATTGCTGATAGCTGTAGCCTACAGActcaagtaaacaaacaacaaaagtcTTTGGGTATAACATGGTATACGCTAACACATGCCATAGCCGTAAGTGTGGCAACTCGCACGCGGACATTAACTGATACATAATTGTACCTGCAACACTAAATTTCACACATCTCAGCCGGCGTTCCCGAATCATTGTCTCCTCAAATTCCTCAAAAGAGCACTGTGGAATGGAGTCTGGAAGGAGGATAAATTTCCTCTCGATATACCAGACCCTGGTGTTGATACATGTGCAGCAGGGAAGGGAACACATGTTGCTCCGAGTAAGATACGTGGTGAGGATGTCAATGTTCACCAGTGTTTACTTTCCGTATGTGTAAGCTAGCGTGGGCATGTTTGTCACACAGCTGTGGAACACCTGTAGTAGGTTGTTGGTTGGTACGTACGTACATACGAGCCAATCAGCAGCTAAATAGAttaacatttctaaaccggACGACGCTGACGACGCGTCTTCCACCTGGCTCCACACGTCGACACCTGGCGGCCGTTGAATGCACCGCACTGACAGGGGAGGACGTGTTGTAGCCTCTAAGTGGTtgttgaaatatgaaatatgactaaaaagacgTCACATGAACTATGCGTGAATGCAAATACACACAGATATATTGCCCTCATATACTCTCCAGACCATGCCCCAAGGAAACAAGCTGGCATTATAATTACTTCCTTGTGCACATGTACGATAGAGCCATAAGCATACCGATTTTCATACACTAGCACATTTCCGCTATTCTTGGCCTGAACTGAAGCGCTTCTTCGTGTTCTACTTGTGAATAGTACTTCTAACTAAAGAATGATGAGTTCCACAGGTGTACCGCTGCGGTTTGTTGCGTGTGTACTGGTGATTGTGTGGAGCTGCATGTCCGGGGCATCTGAGTGCGGCGCGTGCGGGAATACCGAACCACAGCCCCCGGCCCCCGTGGAGGGTTGGTCCATCACTGCACAGGGAGACGTCAACCTGAACTGCGGAGACTTTGCGAACAAGGAGGAACTACAGATCACTCTGGCGTCCTGCTGTACAGGTGAGCAAATAGCTTTGGATAGTCTCCTTTGCAATTTTTTTGCAGCGGCGGCTTTTCGTGTTTGCGGGAGCGCTAATTCGTGAGTTTCAACATGGGTTCTCTAGCTGTGCTAGGAGAGGAGTGAGTTTACCGGGAAAAAAGTTTTACCGCACTCATAGTCCTTCTTCAAACTTGTGAATCAGCGCTGCCGCAAAAACATACGTCAGACGTCTGCAAAGGGGGCTATGATTGTGGCAAAATAAACGTCACGCCGACCTTGTTGAAGTAAGAAGCATCAAAGGAAAATGCTTTGTTTGATAGTAAGATAGTAAGACAAGTTTATTGAGTCTGGCGTCCAACAAGTTCGTTCTGCAGCATCGATAGTGtaatcaacaacaaaaagccaTCTGTTGCTTTGAAAAACTTTATCTCTGATGCTGAAAGCACTTATCGTAGTCAAGGTATTTTGAGATGTTTGAATCGTTGCGATTTCTCCAGCACCATGCACCATAGATACCAGGCTTGCCATACAGTAATTgcaaacatatacatatgaGGAGTATTTTGCACAAAAATAATTGTCCTACATTCCCATACTAAAGAGACTTGTCTGACTTTCATATGTCTCCTCGACGCTGCAGAATTTAAGGTACCAGAAGTGAACGAAACAACGTGCTGTTCCGCACTGGAGGGGACATTGAGGTACGATGGGGCCACAAAGAGGATCGTCTTCTGCAATGGGCAGGTATTAACGTTAATTTGATCCTTGGTTTTCAAAAATTTGATAAGAAACTGTATAAGCGTATAgaagatcatcatcattacaataCGATACCCCTTATATTGTATGGCTTGACGGACAGAACTTTCATCATGATCAGCACAGTGACTATAGGCTTTGTTTTAATATATATTGGCAGTGTTAGTTCACTAACGTTGGTTGCCGCTGCGAGGATGTATCCACATAACATTCAAATTTGGCAAACTAAGCTTTTTATCGTGTCCCTTGCATTAGAAATTGCGAGGCTAGCTTCTCCCAGTAACAAGGTTATAATAggcttgaaataatttttttttcatcgacAACATTTATCTATATCCTTATAACCAGGAATGGAAAACCCTGGCCATTGATGAACCAGCCGGGAAAGGCCTGTCCCAACCCGGCCATGTCCTGCCGTGAGATCTACCTGTCCGGTTCTTACGTCAGTGGTCTCTATTGGATCCGCACTGACCATCACAGCACTGTCCCAACGCAGGTTAAGTATGGAAGATATTTCATCTTCCGTCAAAAGGAAACTTTTGAACCACTTGCACAttaccaaaaatgtacatgtgtgaataATACATGTGTGTACAATTCCTTGTGGATACTTGCCAAAAGCAACGATAGTTCGTTTGAAGACCAAGTTGACCAGGTACGGTATCAGCCAAATGAAATGTCAAGTGTCTATAAAGCATGTCAATAAAGTTCAAGTAGCTTTAAACACGTCTATAGATTTCCAGTATCTAAAAAACGTCTATAACTTCAAATATCTACTAAACACATGTCTTTGAAATTCAGATATCTATAAAACATATGTCTTTACAA
The sequence above is drawn from the Branchiostoma floridae strain S238N-H82 chromosome 4, Bfl_VNyyK, whole genome shotgun sequence genome and encodes:
- the LOC118413650 gene encoding uncharacterized protein LOC118413650, with protein sequence MSGASECGACGNTEPQPPAPVEGWSITAQGDVNLNCGDFANKEELQITLASCCTEFKVPEVNETTCCSALEGTLRNGKPWPLMNQPGKACPNPAMSCREIYLSGSYVSGLYWIRTDHHSTVPTQVWCEMEFNGGGWLRVFNMMAKPGITASAAEMYSIITSNGPVQAVLSNTTSTAIFTQGLNLGAYHEVCCRLFSSSGETRVDHRENSLL